The Bernardetia litoralis DSM 6794 genome includes a window with the following:
- a CDS encoding haloacid dehalogenase type II, whose translation MKDNKINRRFFLRNSLLAGAATLLPLNMLQADNYSHDTETKRPKVIFFDVNETLLDLTQMKKSVGEALQGKSELLPLWFTTMLQYSLVATVGHHYEDFGTIGVAALQMVARNNGIELSQEEAKKAIVEPLRSLPAHPEVKAALTKLKNDGYKLVSLTNSSNKGVETQFTNAGLLDFFEERLSVEDLGKFKPDRDVYDWAARKMKVKNEECMMVAAHGWDIAGALWAGWRGAFISRPGQQLYPLADLPEISEPNLELIVQKLIALKK comes from the coding sequence ATGAAAGACAACAAAATAAATAGAAGATTCTTTTTACGAAACTCTTTATTAGCTGGCGCAGCTACTTTACTACCCTTAAACATGTTACAAGCAGACAATTACTCTCACGATACAGAAACCAAACGTCCTAAAGTTATATTTTTTGACGTAAATGAAACTTTATTAGACCTAACACAGATGAAAAAAAGTGTTGGAGAAGCCTTACAAGGAAAATCTGAATTGCTTCCTCTTTGGTTTACGACCATGTTACAATATTCTCTTGTAGCTACAGTGGGGCATCATTATGAAGATTTTGGCACTATTGGAGTGGCTGCTTTGCAAATGGTAGCTAGAAATAATGGAATTGAATTATCACAAGAAGAAGCAAAAAAAGCGATTGTAGAGCCTTTACGTTCTTTACCTGCTCATCCTGAAGTAAAAGCAGCTTTAACTAAGCTCAAAAATGATGGTTACAAATTAGTTTCATTGACCAATTCTTCGAATAAAGGTGTAGAAACTCAGTTTACAAATGCAGGTTTGTTAGATTTTTTTGAAGAGCGTTTGAGTGTAGAAGACCTTGGAAAATTTAAGCCTGACAGAGATGTTTATGATTGGGCTGCCAGAAAAATGAAAGTCAAAAATGAAGAATGTATGATGGTAGCAGCTCACGGATGGGATATTGCTGGCGCATTATGGGCTGGTTGGAGAGGTGCTTTTATAAGCCGACCTGGGCAACAATTGTATCCATTAGCAGACTTACCTGAAATATCAGAACCAAATCTTGAACTTATTGTACAAAAACTTATTGCCTTGAAAAAATAG
- a CDS encoding AraC family transcriptional regulator, translating to MKIAAPHIANLFEYGSYQGINENILRTNLRENELDVCNPKKSVSKVEFLAIYEILANKTKSPNFGLHYGCYLNIKALGFISELSLNASSIEQAVIFLDEYLKSTFPLVTLSVGQNNNVYALELDCSIEDITLKNHILDTVFCFIYRELKLMLNDDFLLKLELPYIEINEYITLLSSEIFRGKKHLIELDSQVLSSEINRKRIKEIELLLPQFIKMLDNKNYKEFSLQIRNMILNMCCPEIPTFGQVSKQFALSDRTIQRKLTEEGQSFRKISDNIKKELSYYLAKGKQIKTQDIAYILGYSEPSAYLHAVKRWEADIEF from the coding sequence ATGAAAATAGCAGCACCACATATCGCCAATTTATTTGAGTATGGTTCTTATCAAGGAATTAATGAAAATATATTAAGAACAAATTTGAGAGAAAATGAATTGGATGTTTGTAACCCAAAAAAATCAGTTAGTAAAGTAGAATTTTTAGCTATTTATGAAATTTTGGCAAACAAGACAAAAAGCCCAAACTTTGGTTTACATTATGGTTGTTATCTAAATATAAAGGCTTTGGGGTTTATTTCTGAATTATCTTTGAATGCTTCAAGTATAGAGCAAGCAGTAATTTTCTTGGACGAATATCTAAAGAGTACATTTCCATTGGTAACTCTTTCAGTAGGACAGAATAATAATGTCTATGCCTTAGAATTAGATTGTTCTATTGAAGATATAACCTTAAAAAATCATATACTAGATACTGTTTTTTGTTTCATTTATAGGGAACTTAAATTGATGTTAAATGATGATTTTCTATTAAAATTAGAATTACCTTATATTGAAATTAATGAATATATTACACTTTTATCATCTGAAATATTTAGAGGTAAAAAGCATTTAATTGAATTAGATAGCCAAGTTTTAAGCTCTGAAATTAATAGAAAGCGCATTAAAGAAATTGAATTATTATTGCCACAGTTTATAAAAATGCTGGATAACAAAAATTACAAGGAATTTTCTTTACAAATAAGAAATATGATTTTAAATATGTGTTGTCCTGAAATTCCAACATTTGGACAAGTTTCAAAACAATTTGCTTTAAGTGACCGAACTATACAAAGAAAACTGACTGAAGAAGGTCAATCGTTTAGAAAAATATCAGATAATATAAAAAAAGAACTTTCCTATTATTTAGCAAAGGGAAAACAAATCAAAACTCAAGATATTGCCTATATTTTAGGATATTCAGAACCAAGTGCATATCTGCATGCAGTAAAAAGATGGGAAGCTGATATTGAATTTTAA
- a CDS encoding acyl-CoA synthetase, giving the protein MLNIFKKTASLIKEKKFDQLQNLSIEKPEYFNWVEEIFEGIHLVERPDKAALLWTDEVETVSYSFLQLSEKYNQLLNFLRSKGVKQHDIVLTQLLLQPINWVANLTCIKGGLQLIPTATIMGVPDLVYRFEKTMPKVVISDQDNAHKIDEAEQESNKKIAVKIICEGKREGWYTLEDIESQETTAQGAKTKSDDTLFMFFTSGTTGMPKVVCHTHFSYPVGYLTTASWIGLLEDDIHYNISQPGWAKFAWSSIFAPWCIGATIFAHHSSNRFNAKTTLKLIEQFKITTLCAPPTVLRLFIQEDIKSHSFSLRECVAAGEPLNPEIIEAWKEATGVLIRDGFGQTESTCLVANLPDTHVKFGSMGKPTFLYDIVIADNEGAILSDNEEGNICINMKAGKANGIFKSYLNDSERQAKVFKNNLYYTGDKAYRDSDGYIWFIGRDDDVIKSSDYRIGPFEIESILLEHEAVIESAAVGSPHPIKGYEVKVFIVLHENHSASNEIAEILFQHCRKNISPYKTPRIIEFVEELPKTVSGKIRRVELRAGEAENKAKKKTSNQEFFYKRK; this is encoded by the coding sequence ATGTTAAATATTTTCAAAAAAACAGCTTCTTTAATTAAAGAAAAGAAATTTGACCAACTTCAAAATTTATCTATTGAAAAGCCTGAATATTTTAATTGGGTAGAAGAAATATTTGAAGGAATCCATCTTGTCGAACGACCAGATAAAGCAGCTTTATTGTGGACAGACGAAGTAGAAACAGTTTCATATAGCTTTTTACAACTTTCTGAAAAGTACAATCAGTTACTTAATTTTTTAAGAAGTAAAGGAGTAAAACAACATGATATTGTTTTGACACAATTATTATTACAACCAATAAACTGGGTAGCAAATTTGACTTGCATTAAAGGAGGTTTGCAGTTGATTCCTACAGCTACCATAATGGGTGTTCCTGATTTGGTCTATCGTTTTGAAAAAACGATGCCTAAAGTAGTAATTTCTGACCAAGATAATGCACACAAAATAGATGAAGCTGAACAAGAATCTAATAAAAAAATAGCTGTAAAAATTATCTGTGAAGGAAAACGAGAAGGCTGGTACACGTTAGAAGATATTGAAAGTCAAGAAACAACAGCCCAAGGAGCTAAAACAAAATCAGATGATACTTTATTTATGTTTTTTACTTCAGGTACAACAGGAATGCCTAAAGTAGTTTGTCATACACATTTTAGTTATCCAGTTGGGTATTTAACAACAGCATCTTGGATAGGCTTATTAGAAGATGATATTCATTATAATATTTCACAACCTGGTTGGGCAAAATTTGCTTGGAGTAGTATTTTTGCTCCATGGTGTATTGGTGCAACCATATTTGCACATCATAGTTCGAATCGTTTCAATGCAAAAACAACACTTAAATTAATTGAACAATTCAAAATAACTACTTTGTGCGCACCACCAACAGTTTTGCGTTTGTTTATTCAAGAAGATATAAAATCACATTCTTTTTCTTTGCGTGAATGTGTTGCTGCTGGCGAGCCTTTAAATCCAGAAATAATAGAAGCATGGAAAGAAGCCACAGGAGTATTGATTAGAGATGGTTTTGGACAAACGGAAAGTACTTGTTTGGTTGCTAATCTTCCTGATACCCATGTGAAATTTGGCTCTATGGGAAAGCCAACTTTTCTTTATGATATAGTAATTGCTGATAATGAGGGAGCTATTTTGTCAGATAATGAAGAAGGAAATATCTGTATAAATATGAAGGCTGGCAAAGCAAATGGAATTTTTAAAAGCTATTTGAATGATAGCGAAAGACAAGCAAAAGTATTTAAAAATAATTTATATTACACAGGAGATAAGGCATATCGTGATAGTGATGGTTACATTTGGTTCATTGGTAGAGATGATGATGTCATTAAATCTTCTGACTATCGAATAGGTCCTTTTGAGATAGAAAGTATTTTATTAGAACATGAAGCTGTAATAGAATCTGCTGCTGTGGGTTCTCCCCATCCAATAAAAGGTTATGAAGTAAAAGTATTTATTGTTTTGCATGAAAATCATTCAGCATCAAATGAAATAGCTGAAATATTATTTCAACATTGTCGTAAAAATATTTCTCCTTACAAAACGCCACGTATTATTGAGTTTGTAGAAGAATTGCCAAAAACTGTAAGTGGCAAAATTCGTAGAGTAGAATTAAGAGCTGGAGAAGCAGAAAATAAAGCAAAAAAGAAGACTTCAAATCAAGAGTTTTTTTATAAAAGAAAATAA
- a CDS encoding type II toxin-antitoxin system RatA family toxin — MNNLQKALSINAIFSGVSGTGFILFHKSMADLFAIEQNSIFWIVGIGLIFFALTIVLEVKKQRRIAILWIIIQDFIWVIASIILLLLQPFGISDAGNNIITIIALIVLVMAINQLRALVQTKNKKDKKRLVFNRIVQANKSDVWKVISDVANYHQVAPNVDNVAIISGKDEGMVRSCSHGKDSWTETCSIWQEEETYAFIVNTSAPNYPYPLSYLKGTWNITKIDSNQTKIEMIFEFTYKNQILDLMHPLMKMKSKQICDELLDNWQKMLEK; from the coding sequence ATGAATAACTTACAAAAAGCTCTCAGTATCAACGCCATTTTTTCAGGAGTTTCTGGAACTGGATTCATTCTCTTTCACAAATCAATGGCAGACTTATTTGCCATAGAACAAAATAGTATATTTTGGATAGTTGGAATAGGTTTAATCTTCTTTGCTTTAACAATTGTTTTAGAGGTCAAAAAACAAAGAAGAATAGCCATTTTATGGATAATTATCCAAGATTTTATTTGGGTCATTGCAAGTATCATTTTATTACTATTACAACCCTTTGGTATTTCAGATGCAGGAAACAATATCATTACTATTATTGCATTAATTGTGCTTGTAATGGCAATAAATCAATTACGAGCATTAGTTCAAACAAAGAATAAAAAAGACAAAAAACGATTGGTTTTTAACAGAATAGTACAAGCAAATAAATCAGATGTCTGGAAAGTAATATCAGATGTTGCCAATTATCATCAAGTTGCTCCAAATGTTGATAATGTTGCCATAATTTCGGGTAAAGATGAAGGAATGGTAAGAAGTTGCTCTCATGGTAAAGATAGTTGGACAGAAACCTGTTCTATTTGGCAAGAAGAAGAAACGTATGCATTTATTGTAAATACTTCTGCACCAAATTACCCATATCCACTTTCTTATTTAAAAGGAACTTGGAATATTACCAAAATTGATTCGAATCAAACTAAAATAGAAATGATTTTTGAATTTACCTATAAAAATCAAATCTTAGATTTAATGCACCCACTTATGAAAATGAAATCTAAACAAATATGTGACGAATTATTAGATAATTGGCAAAAAATGCTTGAAAAGTAA